From Corvus cornix cornix isolate S_Up_H32 chromosome 17, ASM73873v5, whole genome shotgun sequence, the proteins below share one genomic window:
- the SPTAN1 gene encoding spectrin alpha chain, non-erythrocytic 1 isoform X1: MLSSFRKVKVQKMDPSGVKVLETAEDIQERRQQVLDRYHRFKELSSLRRQKLEDSYRFQFFQRDADELEKWIQEKLQIASDENYKDPSNLQGKLQKHQAFEAEVQANSGAIIKLDETGNQMINEGHFASETIRTRLQELHRLWELLMEKMREKGVKLLQAQKLVQYLRECEDVLDWINDKEAIVTSEELGQDLEHVEVLQKKFEEFQTDLAAHEERVNEVNQFAGKLIQEQHPEEELIKSKQDEVNASWQRLKGLALQRQGKLFGAAEVQRFNRDVDETISWIKEKGQLMASDDFGRDLASVQALLRKHEGLERDLAALEDKVKALCAEADRLQQSHPINASQIQVKREELIANWEQIRTLAAERHARLNDSYRLQRFLADFRDLTSWVTEMKALINADELANDVAGAEALLDRHQEHKGEIDAHEDSFKSADESGQALLSAGHYASDEVKEKLTILSDERSALLELWELRRQQYEQCMDLQLFYRDTEQVDNWMSKQEAFLLNEDLGDSLDSVEALLKKHEDFEKSLSAQEEKITALDEFATKLIQNNHYAMDDVATRRDALLSRRNALHERAMYRRAQLADSFHLQQFFRDSDELKSWVNEKMKTATDEAYKDPSNLQGKVQKHQAFEAELSANQSRIDALEKAGQKLIDVKHYASDEVAARMNEVISLWKKLLEATELKGIKLREANQQQQFNRNVEDIELWLYEVEGHLASDDYGKDLTNVQNLQKKHALLEADVAAHQDRIDGITIQARQFQEAGHFDADNIKKKQEALVARYEALKEPMVARKQKLADSLRLQQLFRDIEDEETWIREKEPIAASTNRGKDLIGVQNLLKKHQALQAEIAGHEPRIKAVTQKGNAMVEEGHFAAEDVKIKLNELNQKWDSLKAKASQRRQDLEDSLQAQQYFADANEAESWMREKEPIVGSTDYGKDEDSAEALLKKHEALMSDLSAYGSSIQALREQAQSCRQQVAPTDDETGKELVLALYDYQEKSPREVTMKKGDILTLLNSTNKDWWKVEVNDRQGFVPAAYVKKLDPAQSASRENLLEEQGSIALRQEQIDNQTLITKEVGSVSLRMKQVEELYHSLLELGEKRKGMLEKSCKKFMLFREANELQQWINEKEAALTSEEVGADLEQVEVLQKKFDDFQKDLKANESRLKDINKVAKDLESEGLMADEVQAVQQQEVYGMMPRDETDSKTASPWKSARLMVHTVATFNSIKELNERWRSLQQLAEERSQLLGSAHEVQRFHRDADETKEWIEEKNQALNTDNYGHDLASVQALQRKHEGFERDLAALGDKVNSLGETAQRLIQSHPESAEDLQEKCTELNQAWNSLGKRADQRKEKLGDSHDLQRFLSDFRDLMSWINGIRGLVSSDELAKDVTGAEALLERHQEHRTEIDARAGTFQAFEQFGQQLLAHGHYASPEIKEKLDILDQERTDLEKAWVQRRMMLDQCLELQLFHRDCEQAENWMAAREAFLNTEDKGDSLDSVEALIKKHEDFDKAINVQEEKIAVLQSFADQLIAADHYAKGVIANRRNEVLDRWLRLKAQMIEKRSKLGESQTLQQFSRDVDEIEAWISEKLQTASDESYKDPTNIQLSKLLSKHQKHQAFEAELHANADRIRGVIDMGNSLIERGACAGSEDAVKARLAALADQWQFLVQKSAEKSQKLKEANKQQNFNTGIKDFDFWLSEVEALLASEDYGKDLASVNNLLKKHQLLEADISAHEDRLKDLNSQADSLMTSSAFDTSQVKDKRETINGRFQRIKGMASARRAKLNESHRLHQFFRDMDDEESWIKEKKLLVSSEDYGRDLTGVQNLRKKHKRLEAELAAHEPAIQGVLDTGKKLSDDNTIGKEEIQQRLAQFVDHWKELKQLAAARGQRLEESLEYQQFVANVEEEEAWINEKMTLVASEDYGDTLAAIQGLLKKHEAFETDFTVHKDRVNDVCANGEDLIKKNNHHEANITAKMKGLRGKVSDLEKAAAQRKAKLDENSAFLQFNWKADVVESWIGEKENSLKTDDYGRDLSSVQTLLTKQETFDAGLQAFQQEGIANITALKDQLLAAKHIQSKAIEARHASLMKRWNQLLANSATRKKKLLEAQEHFRKVEDLFLTFAKKASAFNSWFENAEEDLTDPVRCNSLEEIKALREAHDAFRSSLSSAQADFNQLAELDRQIKSFRVASNPYTWFTMEALEETWRNLQKIIKERELELQKEQRRQEENDKLRQEFAQHANAFHQWIQETRTYLLDGIAYRRVIRVYQYEVGDDLSGRSCMVEESGTLESQLEATKRKHQEIRAMRSQLKKIEDLGAAMEEALILDNKYTEHSTVGLAQQWDQLDQLGMRMQHNLEQQIQARNTTGVTEEALKEFSMMFKHFDKDKSGRLNHQEFKSCLRSLGYDLPMVEEGEPDPEFESILDTVDPNRDGHVSLQEYMAFMISRETENVKSSEEIESAFRALSSEGKPYVTKEELYQNLTREQADYCISHMKPYMDGKGRELPSAYDYIEFTRSLFVN; the protein is encoded by the exons aaaatggaTCCAAGTGGTGTAAAAGTGttggaaacagcagaagatATCCAAGAAAGGCGTCAGCAAGTTTTGGACCGTTACCACAGGTTCAAGGAACTCTCTTCTCTGAGGCGCCAAAAACTTGAAGATTCCTATCGATTCCAGTTTTTCCAGCGTGATGCAGATGAGCTTGAAAAATGGATCCAAGAGAAACTGCAGATTGCATCTGATGAAAATTACAAAGACCCAAGCAATTTGCAG gGGAAGCTGCAGAAGCACCAAGCCTTTGAAGCTGAGGTGCAGGCCAATTCAGGAGCCATCATTAAATTGGATGAGACTGGAAATCAGATGATAAATGAAGGCCATTTTGCATCTGAAACCATAAGA actcgactgcaggagctgcaccGACTATGGGAATTACTGATGGAAAAGATGAGAGAGAAGGGAGTCAAATTATTGCAAGCACAGAAGTTGGTGCAATATTTACGGGAATGTGAAGATGTCTTGGACTGGATCAATGATAAG GAAGCAATAGTGACCTCAGAAGAGCTTGGACAGGACTTAGAGCATGTTGAAGTTTTGCAAAAGAAGTTTGAAGAGTTCCAGACAGACCTTGCAGCTCATGAAGAAAGAGTAAATGAAGTGAACCAATTTGCTGGCAAACTTATCCAG GAACAACACCCTGAAGAGGAACTGATAAAGTCCAAACAGGATGAAGTAAATGCAAGCTGGCAGCGTCTTAAGGGACTTGCCCTTCAGAGGCAAGGAAAGCTCTTTGGGGCAGCTGAAGTGCAGCGTTTCAACAG GGATGTGGATGAAACAATCAGCTGGATTAAGGAGAAAGGGCAGTTGATGGCCTCAGATGATTTTGGCAGAGACTTAGCCAGTGTCCAGGCATTACTGCGCAAGCACGAAGGCCTGGAAAGAGacctggcagctctggaagaTAAG GTGAAGGCCCTGTGTGCAGAAGCTGACCGTTTGCAGCAGTCTCACCCAATAAATGCTTCCCAAATTCAAGTGAAACGGGAGGAACTCATTGCCAACTGGGAACAGATCCGGACgctggcagcagagaggcaTGCTCGTCTCAACGATTCCTACAG GCTGCAGCGCTTTCTCGCAGACTTCCGAGACCTCACCAGCTGGGTGACTGAGATGAAGGCTCTGATAAATGCTGATGAACTTGCCAATGATGTGGCTGGGGCAGAAGCTCTTCTAGACAGACATCAGGAACATAAG GGAGAAATTGATGCCCATGAAGACAGCTTCAAATCTGCTGATGAGTCAGGCCAGGCTTTGCTCTCTGCTGGGCACTACGCTTCTGatgaagttaaagaaaag CTGACCATCCTCTCAGATGAAAGGTCTGCCTTGCTGGAACTGTGGGAGCTCCGCAGACAGCAGTATGAGCAGTGCATGGACCTGCAGCTTTTCTACAGAGATACTGAACAAGTTGACAACTGGATGAGCAAACAAGAG GCATTTCTGCTGAATGAAGACCTTGGTGATTCTCTGGACAGTGTGGAGGCTCTTCTGAAGAAGCATGAAGACTTTGAGAAATCCCTAAGTGCCCAAGAGGAGAAAATCACA GCATTAGATGAGTTTGCTACTAAGTTGATTCAGAATAACCACTATGCCATGGACGATGTTGCTACACGCAGAGATGCT ctgctaaGCCGCCGAAATGCCCTTCATGAAAGAGCCATGTACCGCCGTGCTCAGCTGGCAGATTCTTTCCATCTGCAGCAGTTTTTCCGAGATTCTGATGAGCTCAAGAGTTGGGttaatgaaaagatgaaaactgCAACTGATGAGGCCTACAAG GATCCATCAAACTTGCAAGGTAAAGTTCAGAAACACCAGGCTTTTGAAGCAGAGCTGTCTGCTAACCAGAGTCGTATTGATgccctggagaaagctggccaGAAGCTGATTGATGTCAAGCACTATGCGTCAGATGAGGTGGCAGCTCGCATGAATGAAGTCATCAGCTTGTGGAAGAAGCTTCTGGAGGCCACTGAGCTCAAAG GTATAAAACTGCGAGAAGCcaatcagcagcagcagtttaaTCGCAATGTGGAGGACATTGAGCTCTGGCTGTATGAAGTAGAAGGACACTTAGCTTCTGATGATTATGGAAAAGATCTTACTAATGTTCAGAATCTCCAGAAGAAACATGCCCTGCTAGAGGCAGATGTTGCTGCCCATCAG GATCGGATAGATGGCATTACCATCCAGGCACGCCAGTTCCAAGAGGCTGGGCACTTTGATGCTGACAATATCAAGAAGAAACAAGAAGCTTTAGTGGCTCGCTATGAAGCTCTGAAGGAGCCCATGGTAGCTCGCAAGCAGAAACTCGCAGATTCTCTTCgcctgcagcagcttttccgTGACATTGAGGATGAAGAGACCTGGATTAGGGAAAAAGAACCTATTGCAGCTTCAACAAACCGAG GCAAGGACTTAATTGGTGTCCAGAATCTGCTAAAGAAGCACCAGGCTTTGCAGGCAGAAATTGCAGGCCATGAGCCTCGCATTAAAGCAGTCACACAGAAGGGGAATGCTATGGTGGAAGAAG GACACTTTGCAGCTGAAGATGTGAAAATCAAACTGAACGAGCTAAACCAGAAGTGGGACTCTCTGAAAGCCAAAGCATCTCAGCGTCGACAGGATCTGGAGGATTCCCTGCAGGCTCAGCAGTACTTTGCTGATGCTAATGAGGCCGAATCCTGGATGAGGGAAAAGGAGCCCATTGTAGGCAGTACAGACTATGGGAAAGATGAAGACTCTGCTGAG GCTCTTCTGAAGAAACATGAAGCTTTGATGTCTGATCTCTCCGCTTatggcagcagcatccaggcATTAAGGGAACAGGCCCAATCGTGCAGG CAACAAGTTGCTCCCACAGATGATGAAACTGGAAAAGAGCTCGTTCTGGCTCTCTATGATTACCAGGAGAAGAGTCCCCGGGAGGTGACAATGAAGAAGGGAGATATCCTCACCTTACTCAACAGCACCAACAAG gACTGGTGGAAGGTGGAAGTCAATGACCGTCAGGGATTTGTACCAGCTGCCTATGTGAAAAAACTGGATCCTGCCCAGTCTGCATCTCGAGAGAACCTCCTGGAGGAGCAAGGCAGCATAGCACTGCGACAGGAGCAAATCGACAACCA GACTCTCATAACTAAGGAGGTCGGCAGTGTATCTCTGCGTATGAAACAGGTCGAAGAACT GTATCACTCTCTCCTGGAACTGGGAGAAAAACGTAAAGGAATGTTGGAAAAAAGCTGCAAGAAGTTCATGCTTTTCCGTGAAGCCAACGAGCTCCAGCAGTGGATCAATGAGAAGGAAGCAGCACTCACCAGTGAGGAAGTGGGTGCTgacctggagcaggtggaggtgctgcagaagaaatttgATGATTTTCAGAAG GATCTGAAAGCCAACGAGTCACGCCTGAAGGACATAAACAAGGTTGCAAAGGACCTGGAGTCAGAAGGGCTGATGGCAGATGAAGTACAAGCAGTACAGCAACAG GAAGTCTATGGGATGATGCCCAGG GATGAAACTGATTCTAAGACAGCGTCTCCTTGGAAG TCTGCACGTTTGATGGTACACACTGTGGCAACCTTCAACTCAATCAAG GAGCTGAATGAGCGCTGGagatctctgcagcagctggcagaagaGAGGAGCCAGTTGTTGGGCAGTGCCCACGAGGTCCAGAGATTCCACAG AGATGCTGATGAAACCAAAGAATGGATAGAGGAGAAGAATCAAGCATTAAATACAGACAACTATGGGCATGACCTAGCCAGTGTTCAGGCTCTGCAGCGCAAACATGAAGGCTTTGAGAGAGActtggcagctctgggagaCAAG GTGAATTCTCTTGGTGAAACTGCCCAGCGTCTGATCCAGTCACATCCAGAATCTGCTGAAGATCTCCAAGAAAAATGCACTGAGTTGAATCAGGCTTGGAATAGTCTGGGAAAACGTGCTGACCAGCGCAAAGAGAAGCTTGGAGATTCTCATGACCTGCAGCGTTTCCTCAGTGATTTCAG GGACCTCATGTCTTGGATCAATGGAATCCGGGGTCTGGTCTCCTCAGATGAACTCGCAAAGGATGTGACTGGAGCTGAGGCTTTATTGGAAAGGCACCAG GAACACCGCACGGAAATAGATGCAAGGGCTGGCACTTTCCAGGCATTTGAACAGTTTGGACAACAACTTCTAGCCCATGGACACTATGCTAGCCCAGAGATCAAGGAGAAACTGGATATTCTGGACCAAGAACGGACAGACCTGGAGAAGGCCTGGGTCCAGCGCAGAATGATGCTGGACCAGTGCCTGGAACTACAG CTGTTTCATCGGGACTGTGAACAAGCTGAAAACTGGATGGCTGCCCGGGAGGCTTTCCTAAATACAGAGGATAAAGGAGACTCCTTAGACAGTGTGGAGGCACTCATCAAGAAACATGAAGATTTTGATAAAGCAATCAATGTCCAG GAAGAGAAAATTGCTGTCCTGCAATCCTTTGCTGACCAGCTGATTGCTGCAGATCATTACGCCAAGGGAGTCATCGCCAACAGACGCAACGAGGTCCTGGACAG GTGGCTTCGTCTGAAAGCCCAAATGATTGAGAAGAGATCAAAGCTGGGAGAGTCTCAGACCCTCCAGCAGTTCAGTCGTGATGTGGATGAAATAGAAGCCTGGATCAGTGAAAAGCTCCAGACTGCAAGTGATGAGTCATATAAGGATCCCACAAATATCCAG CTTTCCAAACTGCTG AGCAAACACCAGAAGCACCAGGCCTTTGAAGCCGAGCTCCACGCCAACGCTGACCGCATCCGTGGCGTCATTGACATGGGCAACTCCCTCATCGAGAGGGGCGCCTGTGCTGGCAGCGAGGACGCCGTCAAG GCACGCCTGGCTGCCCTGGCTGACCAGTGGCAATTCCTGGTACAGAAATCAGCAGAGAAGAGTCAGAAACTGAAAGAAGCTAATAAGCAACAGAATTTCAATACTGGAATCAAGGACTTTGACTTTTGGCTTTCAGAG GTGGAGGCTTTGTTGGCATCTGAAGACTATGGGAAGGACTTGGCATCTGTTAACAACCTTTTGAAGAAACACCAGTTACTGGAAGCTGATATATCTGCTCATGAG GACCGCCTGAAGGACCTGAACAGCCAGGCTGACAGTCTGATGACCAGCAGTGCCTTTGACACATCCCAAGTGAAAGACAAACGTGAGACCATCAATGGGCGCTTCCAGCGCATCAAGGGCATGGCCAGCGCCCGCCGTGCCAAGCTCAACGAGAGCCACCGCCTGCACCAGTTCTTCCGTGACATGGACGACGAGGAGTCCTGGATCAA AGAGAAGAAACTGTTGGTTAGCTCAGAGGACTATGGCAGAGACCTGACTGGTGTGCAGAatctgaggaaaaaacacaAGCGCTTAGAAGCAGAATTGGCTGCCCACGAACCTGCTATCCAG gGTGTTCTGGACACGGGGAAGAAGCTTTCAGATGACAACACAATTGGAAAGGAGGAGATACAGCAGAGACTGGCTCAGTTTGTGGATCACTGGAAGGAGTTAAAACAGTTGGCAGCTGCTAG GGGTCAGCGTCTGGAGGAGTCTCTGGAGTATCAGCAATTTGTAGCAAATGTTGAGGAAGAAGAAGCCTGGATCAATGAGAAAATGACACTGGTAGCCAGCGAGGATTATGGGGACACACTTGCTGCTATCCAG GGCTTGCTGAAGAAGCACGAGGCATTCGAGACTGATTTTACTGTCCACAAGGACAGAGTGAACGATGTCTGTGCTAATGGAGAGGATCTCATTAAAAAG AACAATCACCACGAGGCGAACATCACTGCCAAGATGAAGGGGCTCAGAGGCAAGGTGTCAGAtctggagaaagcagcagctcagaggaaAGCCAAACTGGATGAGAACTCAGCCTTCCTCCAGTTCAACTGGAAAGCAGATGTGGTGGAGTCATGGATAG gggagaaggaaaacagtctGAAGACAGATGATTATGGACGTGACCTCTCTTCAGTGCAAACCTTGCTCACCAAACAG GAAACGTTTGATGCTGGACTTCAGGCTTTCCAGCAGGAGGGAATTGCAAACATCACTGCTCTGAAAGACCAGCTGCTCGCAGCCAAGCACATCCAGTCCAAGGCCATCGAGGCCCGGCATGCTTCCTTGATGAAACGCTGGAATCAGCTACTGGCTAATTCTGCtaccaggaaaaagaaactcttGGAGGCTCAGGAGCACTTCAGAAAA gTTGAGGATCTGTTCCTGACCTTTGCGAAGAAGGCCTCTGCCTTCAACAGTTGGTTTGAGAATGCTGAGGAGGACCTGACGGATCCTGTGCGCTGCAACTCACTGGAAGAAATCAAAGCCCTGAGAGAAGCTCACGACGCTTTCCGTTCCTCCCTAAGTTCTGCCCAAGCTGATTTCAACCAGCTGGCAGAGCTCGATCGCCAGATCAAGAGTTTCCGTGTGGCCTCCAACCCCTACACTTGGTTCACTATGGAGGCTCTTGAAGAAACCTGGAGGAATCTGCAGAAAATTATCAAG GAACGTGaactggagctgcagaaggaacagcgaaggcaggaagaaaatgacaaaCTGCGTCAGGAATTTGCTCAGCATGCCAATGCCTTCCATCAGTGGATTCAGGAGACCAG GACTTACCTACTAGATGG CATAGCATATCGTCGTGTCATTCGTGTCTATCAGTATGAAGTTGGGGATGATCTATCTggaag ATCATGTATGGTGGAAGAATCGGGAACGTTGGAGTCACAGCTGGAAGCTACTAAA CGCAAGCACCAAGAGATCCGAGCTATGAGGAGCCAGCTGAAGAAGATTGAGGACCTTGGAGCAGCCATGGAAGAGGCACTTATCTTGGACAACAAATACACAGAACACAGCActgtggggctggcacagcagtggGACCAGCTGGACCAGCTGGGGATGAGGATGCAACACAACCTGGAACAGCAGATCCAAGCCCG GAACACCACTGGAGTCACCGAGGAGGCCCTGAAGGAATTCAGCATGATGTTCAA gCACTTTGACAAGGACAAATCTGGACGACTTAATCACCAGGAGTTTAAGTCTTGCTTGCGCTCTCTCGGCTACGATCTGCCCATGGTTGAGGAAGGAGAGCCAGACCCTGAGTTTGAGTCTATTCTTGACACTGTAGATCCCAACAG GGATGGACATGTCTCGCTGCAGGAGTACATGGCCTTCATGATTAGCCGGGAAACGGAGAACGTGAAATCCAGTGAGGAGATCGAGAGCGCTTTCCGTGCCCTCAGCTCCGAGGGGAAGCCCTACGTGACCAAGGAGGAGCTCTACCAG AACCTGACCCGGGAACAGGCTGATTATTGCATCTCTCACATGAAACCCTACATGGATGGCAAGGGCAGGGAACTGCCTTCTGCCTATGACTACATAGAATTTACACGTTCACTCTTTGTGAATTGA